In Fibrobacter sp. UWB10, a single window of DNA contains:
- the ung gene encoding uracil-DNA glycosylase produces the protein MSVKLEESWLNLLADQFEQPYFKQIKEKLLQEKAEHHVVYPPGSQIFAALDFCPVDKVKAVIIGQDPYHNPGQAHGLCFSVPMGIQPPPSLINIFQELHDDLGINPPPHGNLESWAHQGILLLNASLTVRAHMAASHAGIGWQQFTDTIIKRLSETRENLVFLLWGSFAIKKQELVAKNRGHLILTAPHPSPLSAYRGFFGCKHFSKANEYLKSKGLEPIDWSIK, from the coding sequence ATGTCCGTTAAACTCGAAGAATCTTGGCTCAACCTGCTCGCAGACCAATTCGAGCAGCCCTATTTTAAGCAGATTAAAGAAAAGCTTTTGCAAGAAAAAGCAGAACACCATGTGGTGTATCCGCCGGGATCCCAGATTTTTGCGGCCCTGGATTTTTGCCCTGTAGATAAAGTCAAGGCCGTCATTATCGGGCAAGACCCTTACCACAATCCGGGCCAGGCTCACGGACTTTGTTTCTCTGTGCCCATGGGCATTCAGCCGCCGCCTTCGCTCATCAACATTTTCCAGGAACTCCACGATGACTTGGGCATTAACCCGCCCCCGCACGGAAACCTCGAAAGTTGGGCTCACCAAGGAATTCTTCTGCTGAACGCATCGCTCACGGTTCGCGCCCACATGGCAGCAAGCCACGCCGGAATCGGTTGGCAACAATTCACCGACACCATTATCAAGCGATTGTCCGAAACGCGCGAAAACCTGGTATTCCTTTTGTGGGGCAGCTTCGCCATCAAAAAGCAAGAACTCGTCGCCAAGAATCGTGGTCACCTGATCTTGACCGCACCGCACCCGAGCCCACTTTCAGCCTACCGAGGCTTCTTCGGATGCAAGCATTTCAGCAAGGCAAACGAATACCTCAAAAGCAAGGGCCTCGAACCCATCGACTGGAGCATCAAGTAG